In the Corynebacterium anserum genome, GACTGATCTCAATAGGTTTTGCGATTGAACGTAATTTTATTCACAAATTTTTAGAACTGTCGAGTGCGTCACATTGCGGGGGTAAGTGACGCAGATAACACAAAAGTGCACTCTTGAGGCAGATTATCTACCCACCACTTTCAGCTCAGGAAACTCTCCGCAAAGAAAAACCCACCGAAGTCCACAGACCACTAGCAATGACACAGGTCACACTAGCTTCCTAGCCAAAAGCGTTGTGTGCTCCATATACGCGCCTATGCGTCATCGTGCTCCCGTCACCATCCAGCAACCTTTCACTGACAGCCACCGCACACTCCCCCTTCAGTAGAAAAACTCACACCCCCGTGCAGAATTTTCCTCAGCGTTTTCCCTAACGCCATCGCGGCCGATGGAGTATGAGTTCTAATCCTGCTATCACCGCAGGATTAGAACTGAAGCGATTCCTCACATCCCCTACATACACCGGTGATTTCCCTATCCCCACAACACATCCTCACATCTCGCCCATCCATCATCCCCACAACACATCCTCACATCTCGCCCATCCATCATCCCCTCACCCATCTTCATCACTCCATCAACGATGTTTTCTTTCATGTCTTCCATGTCTGAGGACTCAGCTAGGGTAAGCAAGGTGAACACCGCAAGTAATTCTCAGCTGTCATCCGTGGGGAAGCTTCTCGCCGCTATCCTCGCGGGTGGCCTTCTCTGTGCACTCGCCCTGGCGCCCTTTGCTGCCGCAGGCGCTTGGATGGTGAACTCCAGCGTGGAGACAATGAACTCAAACTTGCAGGACATTTCCGCAAACGACAAGCTTCCCCAGACATCCACCATCACGGACCGCAATGGAAAACCCATCGCGTGGATCTATAAACAGCATCGCTATGAAGTCAGTCCTAGTGACATCTCGCAAGAGATGAAGGATTCCATCGTCGCTATCGAAGACCGCCGCTTCTATGAGCACAATGGTGTGGACATCCGAGGCACCCTGCGCGCCGTCTTAGCCAATTTTGCTAGTGGTGGTGTCTCCGAAGGCGCCTCCACTATTAACCAGCAATATGTGAAGAATTACCTTCTACTTATCAACGCTAAGGACGATGAGGATCGCAGCGCAGCCATCGAAACTTCCATCCCCCGCAAGCTCCGCGAAATACGCATGGCTGGGGATTTAGATGACAAGTTGTCGAAAGAGGAGATCCTTGCTCGCTATCTCAACCTCATCTCCTTCGGCCACAATGCTTACGGGATTGAGGCGGCCGCCCGCACATACTTCGGCATTCCCGCAAAAAAACTCAACACGGCTCAATCCGCGTTTCTAGCCGGCGTGGTTCAATCAACCAGCTCGCTGGATCCATACACCAACCCGGATCGCGCAAAGGACCGGCGTAACGCTGTCCTCCAGGCACGCGTCGCCGCAGGAACGCTCACGCAGGCTGACGCAGACCAAGCTGCCGCACAACCTCTAGGAGTGCTCAAGGAACCACGCACGCTACCTAATGGGTGCATCGGAGCCGGTGGATCTGGATTTTTCTGCGATTACGTCATGGAGTGGCTCGCTAAGCAAGGTCTCAATCAGGATGACGTGGCGTCGGGTGGCTACACCATCAAGACCACGCTGGATCCGGTGGCGCAAAAGGCCGCAGAGGAGGCCTCCGCAACCTACGTCAGCCCCGAGACTCCCGGCGTATCGGAAGCAACCAACTTCATTGCACCAAGGAACAACGCGCACGAAGTGGTGGCCATGGCCTCCTCCCGCACCTACGGTCTTGATTCCAGTAAGCATCAAACCGTCAACCCAGTGACTCATTCCCTGCAGGGCCACGGCGCCGGTTCTATTTTTAAGATTTTCCCTGCAGCACTGGCTATCCAGGACGGTATGGGGCTGGATACTGTGCTAGCCGTACCACACCGCCTGGAAATTGATGGGATGGGGAATGGCGGCGCAGACAACTGCCCACCCGGTAAATACTGTGTGGAAAATGCGTCCGCCTATAAGAGCCAGATGACCCTCAAGGAAGCTCTGGCCACCTCTCCAAACACACCTTTCGTGAAGATGCTGAAAGATGTCGGGGTGAAACGCAGCGTGGATCTAGCAGTGAAGCTGGGGCTGCGCTCCTACGCCGAAAAAGGCAGTTACAACCAG is a window encoding:
- a CDS encoding transglycosylase domain-containing protein; translation: MNTASNSQLSSVGKLLAAILAGGLLCALALAPFAAAGAWMVNSSVETMNSNLQDISANDKLPQTSTITDRNGKPIAWIYKQHRYEVSPSDISQEMKDSIVAIEDRRFYEHNGVDIRGTLRAVLANFASGGVSEGASTINQQYVKNYLLLINAKDDEDRSAAIETSIPRKLREIRMAGDLDDKLSKEEILARYLNLISFGHNAYGIEAAARTYFGIPAKKLNTAQSAFLAGVVQSTSSLDPYTNPDRAKDRRNAVLQARVAAGTLTQADADQAAAQPLGVLKEPRTLPNGCIGAGGSGFFCDYVMEWLAKQGLNQDDVASGGYTIKTTLDPVAQKAAEEASATYVSPETPGVSEATNFIAPRNNAHEVVAMASSRTYGLDSSKHQTVNPVTHSLQGHGAGSIFKIFPAALAIQDGMGLDTVLAVPHRLEIDGMGNGGADNCPPGKYCVENASAYKSQMTLKEALATSPNTPFVKMLKDVGVKRSVDLAVKLGLRSYAEKGSYNQDTSLADYIKDNNMGSFVLGPTPVNPVELTNVAASIADNGRWCEPLPVLSVTPANGQPVPLKKTPCEQALAPDIAHALANAMGSDVSRGTASAAAAQTGWNGPLSSKTGTTETNYSAAFLGFTPGWAGTSYIFNDEGKASSLCTAPVRQCSTGDLFGGREPAMTFFSASNQAIGAYGGPRLPDYDPKYNRGTNPPAPPAGSGRNNQNQRPSGGGTGSNPDSNRPAPNNRPPLINPDLNGLRQSIEDLLRSFG